A single genomic interval of Helicoverpa zea isolate HzStark_Cry1AcR chromosome 19, ilHelZeax1.1, whole genome shotgun sequence harbors:
- the LOC124639830 gene encoding signal peptide peptidase-like 3, translated as MAQVGANMEYQEYKWAYSIMDSSKVSACLISMLLIVYGSFRSLNMEREARERAEREREASLLGGKPTTTSSSSNSNVQTLNTMQALCFPLGSSVALLIMFFFFDSMQTLVAICTAIIACAALAFLLTPLCQYVAGGARGAVCGRYSAPELAAALLAAAIVAVWVLTGHWLLMDAMGMGLCVTFIALIRLPSLKVSTLLLTGLLLYDVFWVFFSSYIFTTNVMVKVATRPAENPMNVVARRLQLGGAMRDAPKLSLPAKLVFPSMHHQGHFSMLGLGDIVMPGLLLCFVLRYDAYKKATLVCQMGQVPGPRSMGSRLTYFHCSLLGYFLGLLTATVSAEVFKAAQPALLYLVPFTLLPLLTMAYVKGDLRRMWSEPFIAPPAGKAGADFDV; from the exons ATGGCGCAAGTCGGAGCGAACATGGAATACCAGGAGTACAAGTGGGCTTACTCAATCATGGATTCCTCCAA GGTATCGGCATGTCTGATCTCGATGCTGCTCATCGTGTACGGCAGCTTTCGGTCGCTGAACATGGAACGCGAGGCGCGGGAGCGAGCCGAGAGGGAGAGGGAAGCCTCCCTCTTGGGAGGGAAACCTACCACCACCAGCTCCAGTTCCAACTCTA ATGTGCAGACTCTGAACACGATGCAGGCGCTATGCTTCCCGCTGGGCTCGTCGGTGGCGCTGCTCATCATGTTCTTCTTTTTCGATTCCATGCAGACGCTCGTCGCCATATGCACTGCGA TAATAGCATGCGCGGCACTAGCGTTCCTGCTGACGCCGCTGTGCCAGTACGTGGCGGGCGGCGCCCGGGGCGCGGTGTGCGGGCGCTACTCGGCGCCGGAGCTGGCCGCCGCGCTGCTGGCCGCCGCCATCGTCGCCGTCTGGGTGCTGACCGGCCACTGGCTGCTCATGGACG CGATGGGCATGGGTCTATGCGTGACGTTCATCGCTTTGATCCGGCTTCCGTCGCTGAAGGTGTCCACGCTACTGCTGACCGGTCTGCTGCTGTACGACGTCTTCTGGGTCTTCTTCTCCTCATACATATTCACCACCAACGTCATGGTTAAAGTCGCTACAAG GCCGGCGGAGAATCCAATGAACGTGGTGGCGCGGCGGCTGCAGCTGGGCGGCGCCATGCGCGACGCGCCCAAGCTGTCGCTGCCCGCCAAGCTCGTCTTCCCCTCCATGCACCACCAGGGACACTTCTCCATGCTCG GTCTGGGAGACATAGTGATGCCAGGCTTGCTGCTGTGTTTTGTGCTGCGATACGACGCTTATAAGAAGGCTACGCTAGTTTGCCAAATGGGACAGGTTCCTGGCCCGAGGTCGATG GGTTCCCGGCTGACGTACTTCCACTGCTCGCTGCTGGGCTACTTCCTGGGGCTGCTGACGGCGACGGTGTCGGCCGAGGTGTTCAAGGCGGCGCAGCCCGCGCTGCTCTACCTCGTGCCCTTCACGCTGCTGCCGCTGCTCACCATGGCTTATGTTAaa GGAGATCTCAGAAGAATGTGGAGTGAGCCGTTCATAGCGCCGCCGGCCGGCAAGGCGGGCGCCGACTTCGACGTGTGA
- the LOC124639839 gene encoding coiled-coil domain-containing protein 86 yields the protein MAEDTHNQVLAIVANITKKQNNTEKPENEDEDNKQKEKSSSTKPENIRGLPKSGRFWKSQKEKFSNINKTKGLRNSFERKKALRAELQKTKELSKQLLEEIKQKELNRKERRRQNLQRAEENKRKAEVVQVITNTAKLKRMRKKQLRFIEKRDTNKQIEANK from the exons ATGGCTGAAGATACCCATAACCAGGTCCTCGCGATAGtggcaaatataacaaaaaaacagaataatacTGAAAAACCAGAAAACGAAGATGAAGATAATAAACAGAAAGAAAAATCATCGTCAACTAAACCAGAAAACATAAGAGGCCTTCCCAAATCTGGAAGATTTTGGAAATCTCAAAAGGAAAA GTTTTcaaatattaacaaaacaaaGGGACTTAGAAACAGCTTTGAAAGGAAAAAGGCATTGCGTGCAGAGCTACAGAAAACGAAAGAGCTATCTAAACAATTGTTAGAAGAAATTAAACAGAAGGAACTGAACAGGAAGGAACGGCGGCGACAGAACTTACAACGCGCCGAGGAAAACAAACGTAAAGCAGAAGTAGTCCAAGTTATCACGAACACAGCTAAGCTGAAGAGAATGAGGAAGAAACAACTACGATTCATTGAAAAACGTGACACTAATAAGCAAATTGAagccaataaataa
- the LOC124639838 gene encoding actin-related protein 2/3 complex subunit 3: protein MPAYHSTLTDYTQSVGNLALLPIRTTFRGPAPISPKIELDVIDEALNYFKANVFFRFYEIKSDADRVLIYLTLYISECLKRLQKCSNKNQGQQEMYMLAISKFDIPGEYGFPLNSVYAKPTSTQEADLMRQYLQQLRHETGARVCEKVFATEDGKPSKWWLCFAKRKFMDKSLSGPGQ from the exons ATGCCC GCTTATCACTCAACGTTGACGGACTACACCCAATCAGTTGGCAATCTGGCGCTCCTTCCAATACGAACAACTTTCAGAGGTCCGGCTCCTATCAGTCCGAAGATTGAATTGGATGTTATCGACGAAGCTCTCAATTACTTCAAAGCAAATGTCTTTTTTAGGTTTTATGAGATCAAG TCTGATGCTGACAGAGTCCTGATTTACCTCACTTTGTACATCTCTGAATGCCTGAAGCGGCTCCAGAAATGTTCAAACAAGAATCAGGGACAGCAAGAAATGTATATGCTGGCCATATCCAAGTTTGATATCCCTGGGGAGTATGGTTTTCCTCTGAACTCTGTGTATGCTAAGCCTACCAGTACTCAGGAAGCAG ACTTGATGAGACAGTATTTACAGCAGTTGAGACATGAGACTGGTGCTCGTGTTTGTGAGAAG gtCTTTGCTACAGAAGATGGTAAGCCAAGCAAGTGGTGGCTCTGCTTCGCCAAGAGGAAATTCATGGACAAGTCACTGTCAGGCCCTGGACAATAG
- the LOC124639829 gene encoding short-chain specific acyl-CoA dehydrogenase, mitochondrial — translation MIKNFSKLVQTLAPTSVRQTRCIASLSALSEDYQMLYKTCRDFAEGELKPNAAKFDREHLYPGDAIKKMGELGLMSIAVPEELGGAGLDYLAYAIALEEISRGCASAGVIMSVNNSLYLGPVMHWGNDKQKQEFVTPFCTGEIVGCFALSEPGNGSDAGAASTTAKESGDKWTLNGTKCWITNGYESKASVVFATTDKSLKHKGISAFIVPKPIKGLELGKKEDKLGIRGSSTCSLMFEDCDIPKENILGQPGLGFKIAMMTLDAGRIGIASQALGIAQASLDVAAEYASKRTAFGKPIMKLQAIQNKLADMALQLESARLLTWRAAWLKDNKKPYTKEAAMAKLAASEAATFLSHQCIQILGGMGYVSDMPAERHYRDARITEIYEGTSEIQRLVIAGQLIKEYGL, via the exons tttcTCTAAGCTAGTTCAAACACTTG ctCCAACAAGTGTCAGGCAGACAAGATGCATAGCATCACTTTCAGCATTATCTGAAGATTACCAAATGCTGTATAAAACATGTAGAGACTTTGCTGAAGGGGAACTAAAGCCCAACGCTGCTAAGTTCGATCGCGAACATTTATATCCTGGTGATGCTATCAAGAAAATGGGTGAACTCGGACTGATGTCTATAGCGGTGCCGGAGGAACTTGGCGGAGCTGGTCTGGACTACCTCGCGTACGCTATCGCATTAGAAGAAATATCAAGAGGGTGTGCGTCAGCAGGAGTCATAATGTCTGTCAACAACTCCCTATACTTAGGCCCTGTTATGCACTGGGGCAATGACAAACAAAAGCAAGAGTTCGTCACACCATTCTGTACAG GTGAAATTGTTGGGTGTTTTGCTCTTTCTGAGCCAGGTAATGGATCTGATGCTGGAGCCGCATCCACCACAGCCAAGGAAAGTGGTGACAAATGGACACTGAATGGCACAAAATGTTGGATCACTAATGGATATGAGAGTAAAGCATCTGTTGTCTTTGCTACTACTGACAAAAGTCTGAAGCACAAAGGAATATCTGCCTTTATAGTCCCAAAACCAATCAAAGGTCTTGAATTAGGAAAGAAAGAAGACAAGCTAGGAATAAGAGGTTCATCCACTTGTTCCCTGATGTTTGAAGACTGTGATATCCCTAAAGAGAATATTCTTGGTCAGCCAGGTCTGGGATTTAAGATTGCAATGATGACATTAGATGCTGGCAGAATTGGTATTGCATCCCAAGCTTTAGGTATAGCACAG GCTTCATTAGATGTTGCAGCCGAGTATGCATCAAAACGCACAGCCTTTGGAAAACCAATAATGAAACTTCAAGCTATACAAAACAAGCTTGCTGATATGGCCTTGCAGCTGGAGTCAGCAAGATTGCTCACATGGAGAGCAGCTTGGTTGAAGGATAACAAGAAGCCTTATACCAAGGAGGCTGCAATGGCAAAACTGGCAGCTTCTGAGGCAGCCACATTCTTATCCCATCAATGCATACAG ATCCTTGGTGGAATGGGCTATGTTTCCGACATGCCAGCAGAGAGACACTACCGTGATGCCAGAATTACAGAAATATATGAAGGCACTTCTGAAATCCAGAGACTTGTTATAGCTGGGCAACTCATCAAAGAGTATGGTCTCTAA